The genome window TGATCTTTCCATAGAAAGTTGGTCGATAGCACTTGACTTTTAACATAACGGGTGCGAAGTCCTCCTCGGAGGACGCCAAACCCCGGGTTAACTTGGAATACATCCGTTTATACAATGCCCAAATCTTATATGTCGCTCCTGGCCGGAGCTTGGTTGGGGTGGGGGGATCTTGCCCCCGGGTTCAGTCGTTCGCCGCAGCGAACTTCTTCACCCCAGGCTACAAACAAAGCGCACCTCTGGTGCTTAATAACTGCGCTGTTCCAGCTGGTCTACTTGCATAAGAATTTCAAACCTCAATCCTTGAACCTCCTTGTCTTCCGCTTTTTAATTTTTACTTTTTAATAGATTTCCTGTAACCATTTCTATGGAGCCTGCGTCTAAACTGGTAGAGACAATAAAGGGGTTCGTTATGAAATCTGTCAGTTATTTATTAAAAAGAGCTTCCGGCCTGTTCTTACTTGCAGCCCTCACTCTGGGCTTTGCAGCAAATTTAAAGGCCGGCGACCTTAAGACTATCGAGGAAAAGACTATTCCCACCTCCATGGGCAAGAAACTGGAGCTTAGTACCTCTTCAGGCGACGTCTACGTCAGTACCTGGAACCGCCCTGAGGTATACGTCAAAATAAGCGGTAACAAAAGGGCCCACGACAAAATGCACTTCAATATCGAAGGCACAGGAGAAGGGGTTAAAGTCCAGGGAAAAAGCGGCGGCTCCTGGCTCTGGTTCGGCTGGAATGTTGTGTACGTTAAATATGAAATTAAACTTCCCGCAAACTATAACGCCTATATCAGAACCTCGGGAGGGGATATAAAAATCTACGACCTCAATGGTTCAATTAAATTTGAAACCTCGGGTGGCGACATAACTTTATTTAATACAAAGGGTTACACGAATCTCAGCACCTCGGGCGGAGATATAAAACTCGAAAATACAAGCGGAGATATGAAAATGTCTACATCCGGGGGCGACGTCCAGGTCCATAACTTTAACGGAAACCTCAAGGCCTCAACCTCCGGCGGCGATATGACACTCGAGGGCAAAGGGGGCCGCGTCGAAGCCTCTACTACCGGGGGAGATATAACTCTTAACTACTTCGATACCAACTACGGAATTGACCTCGAGACCTCGGGCGGTGATATTACAGTCAGGGTACCCGGCAGCTTTTCTGCCAATGCCGACCTTTCAACCTCGGGCGGGGAAATTGAATGCAGTCTACCCGTTACACAAACCGGAAAACTTACGGGCTCTAAACTCCGAGGCGAACTTAACGGAGGCGGTAAAACACTCCATTGCTATACCTCCGGCGGCGATATTAAGGTGATAAAGTAGCTTTTCACGTAATACTCCCGTAATTTGTGAGGCAGGTCAGGCTATTTCTCTTTTGCCTTTTGCCTGGCCCTGCCTCACAATTGCTTCAAAATTTCTCCCCGTCATTCTGAAATTTCTTGTATAAATCCCCTTTTTTAGATAGTTTTATACATTAATTATGAAGACACTATTATTACTTTTTGTTGCGCTTTTGGGCGGATACGCCTTTGCGCAGGACAGCACTTTTGCTGTCGAGGATTTTAATATTAAAATCCAGGACGCTAAACTCCTGGCCGGTGATTTGGATAACAAAACCGTTTTCGAAAGACAGTTTCAGGACCCATACGCTTATACTCTTGACATAGATGGCGACGGTGCCAGTGAACTTTTAATCAATGACGATACCCAGACTGATGGACAGGATTACTATACACTTTACGTATATAATACAGTTGGAAGCTTCTATCTGATCGATTCCATTTATTCAGGCTTAAAAGAACCTTATTCTTTCTTCTCCGACGAAATTAACAACGTGGTGCTCGTTACGGGAAGCCCGGACTTTGATTCCTTAAATGTTGCAGGCCAGGATGATGTTTTTTCTCCTCTTGTCTGCTGGAGCTTCGTTGACTCTTCTCTTAATATCGTCAACGACCAGCTTTATAACGTGTTCCTGCAGGAAAACGAGGCAAATATGGACTATATGGATTCTTTCTTTAAGGGAAAGGGGAAAAACTGCGAATCCTCACGCCTTCTGAAGGCCGTCATTGCCTCTGCTTACGCAAATTATATCTATGCCGATGAATATGCACTTGCAGATAAACTTTTGGAAGAGTATTATCTTTGTGGGGACCTAAAACAATTTAAAGAACAAATTTCCAAGTTGCTTTAAGGAGATCTATGAAACTGGATTGGAAGGAATACCTGCAGAAAATGGTAAATGTTACCATGTTGGAAAACTACGGGATGACCTACGATACCAAAAGCCAGGCGCCTCTCTATGAGATAGTTTTCAAAACCGGAAAGCTCATAGGCGAGTATGAGGATGGCCTGCTTCTGGAAGCTACCAGGGAACAGCAGCAGATTAAAATATTTATTCCGCATCATTCAATTAAATGCGTAGAAATCTTTAATGTCTAGGCAAAACCGGTCATTTCACGTTATTCTCTCTGTATGCGCCTTCTTAATCCTCTTCGTTTCAAATGCATTTGCTGAAGAGCTGAGAAGAGTATTGTCCCTGAAGGCCTACACAAACAGAGATGAAACTACACTGCCCGTCCTCCTCTACGACGAAGGGGGCAGCGATCTACTGACTATTGAGTTTGATGTCGATGCCGACCAGGCCCCGAGCCTCAGCATCGTTTTTAAGTTCTGCGATAGGAACTGGACGCCTTATACAAACCTATTCCTGGAAAACATTGGGCAGAACGTAGCCCGCAACCTGGCTTTCGATGCCCTGCCCGTAACCGTTCAGGAGGCAAAGTATCACTTTAAGGGGAGTTTTCCCGATGAATACGGCTACGTCGATTTCCCGTTCTCGGGCAAATGGCGGTTCTATATTACAGATTCACAGGATACGTCGAAGGTTTATGCTTCTGGAAAGTTCTATGCCGTTCATCCGATAATGGAAGCCAAATCAAATATTAAACACGAATTCCTGGAAGACATAAACTATTTCCCGACCGATCTGGCCAGGGTATTTAACCTGACAACCGACTTTACATTGCCCGATGAACTCTTCCCGTTTAACGTCGAGAACGTGGAAATTATTGAAAACCACAAGATCGATTACCCCTACTTTGTTGAAAGAAAACAGGATAATACTCTTAACAGGTATTACACCTGGGACGGCAACAGGAAATTCAGCTTTACTTCCAAAGAGCTTCGCCCGGGCAACGAGTACAGGGAAACAGACCTCAGGAATTATAATATCTTTAATTCCAGGAACGTTAACGCCCAGTTCGACGGCGTTGAAACTTCCAGGTTCTTCAGGGAAAACCTCAGGCGCGACCTTAACGGCGGCTCCGTCCTTACAAGATATAGGGATGAAAACGCCGTCTATATGAACGTGACCTTCAGACTGAGGCCTCCTGAAGACTATTCAAAGAAAATATTCCTCGTCGGATCCTTTACAAACTGGGATGTTCTTCCGGAATATGAAATGAAGGAAGAACGAAGCGGGATTTTTACCGAAACCGTTTTGCTTAAAAGAGGCATCTACGACTATCAGTATGTATTGGCTCACCTGGACGACGGCAAGGTAAACAGCATCGACTGGCTGACTTTGGAAGGAAACACATTTACTACGAACAATATATATCACGTTTTTATATATTATGCCGATCCCGACAAGGGGGGCTACGACAGAATTATCGGTTATCAAAAAGTAATCAGCAAGTAAAGCAGTAAGCAAAATAAAATGGAAAAATTAAAACTTGGAATTATAGGAACAGGGCATCTAGGTAAACTTCATATTAAAATATCTAAAACGATACCCGGATGCGAACTGGCAGGCATCTTTGATATGGATGCTGAAAAAGCCAAAGAATGCGGCAGCGAGTTTAACGTAAACGTCTTTAACTCACTTGATGAAATCCTTGCCGCTACAGATGCGGTTTCAATTGTTGCTACAACCAGCGCTCATTATGAGCTGGCAAAAAAAGCCCTTGAGGCTGGCCGCCACGTCTTCGTCGAAAAACCGATCACAAAGCTGATCTCTGAGGCTGAGGAACTGGTTCAGCTTGCAGAGAAGAAATCTCTTAATCTTCAGGTGGGGCATATAGAAAGATTTAACCCGGCTTTACTTTCTCTGGACAATTATAAGCTGGAGCCGAAGTTTATTCAAAGCGACCGCCTGGCGCAGTTTAACCCGCGCGGAACCGACGTCGCCGTTGTTTTAGACCTCATGATTCACGATATTGATATTATACTCAGCCTTGTAAAAAGCGACGTCAAGCATGTCCATGCAAGCGGGGTTGCGGTAGTTTCGGATAATATAGATATAGCCAATGCCCGTCTGGAATTTGAAAACGGAGCCGTGGCCAACGTAACTGCCAGCAGAATATCCCAGAAGAAAATGAGAAAAATGAGAATGTTCCAGCGCGACAGCTATATTTCTCTGGACTTTAATACGGGGGTCTCTGAAGTCTACAGGCTTGTCTCAAAAGATGAAACCATTGAAAATAACTTTATTTCCTTCGGCGAAATGGGCATAGGCGATAAGAAAAAGCAGGTGGTCTATGAGCAGCCCGAGGTAAAGGAAGTTAACGCCCTTCAGTATGAGCTTAAACTCTTTATAGATTCGGTGCTTAATAATACAAAGCCCGTTGTAAGCGGCCTGGACGGCCTGAGGGCCTTGAAGGTAGCTGAAGCTATAATAAAGGAAATTGAAAATTCACAGATTAAGTAATGCCGCAAGGCTCATTAGTTTTAAGTTTTTAGTTGTAAGTTTTAAGTTAAATTCGTTCTTCGATTTTTTGTACGCGGAAAATTTATTCTACATTCCGGAAGTGATATTGCCTTATTTTTAAGTCACTGTAACAGGTTTTGTAATTGTGATGAATTTTTAAGAAGGAGAGATGAAGATGATACGCAGAAGAATGTTTTTGTATTTGCTTGCTCTCGGTATGTTTTTCAGTGTCAGCAGCTGCAGTGTAATTAAGACTTTCCAGAATATTGCCCGGCTTAAGTTTAAGCTCGACAGTATAAACGGTTTACAATTAAGCGGCATCCCTGTCAGCGGTAAAACGAGCCTTAAGGACTTTTCTGCAACGGATCTTTTGAGAATTACCTCAGCCGTTGCCAGCAAACAGCTTCCCGTATCGTTTGTGCTGAATGTGGATGCGTTAAACCCGAATGACGGCAAGGGCGGCAACCCGCAGACCGACGTTCAGCTGGCGAAATTCCCCTGGAAGCTCCTTATTGACGACAAGGAAACTATTACAGGAGATATTACTTCTCCCATCAGCGTTCCCGGCGTGGGGCAGGACGTGAAATTTCCGCTTAAAATTGAAATGGATCTTTTTAAGTTTTTTAACAATCAGGATTATCAGGGACTCGTTAACCTTGTCCTAAAGCTTAGCGGCCAGCAGAGCAACCCTGTAAGCGTTAAACTGGTGGCAAGGCCAACGGTCTCAAGTCCAATCGGGAACATTACGTATCCCGGCGATCTGACAATTGTCAGTCAGGAATACAGGTAACATAATTTCTCAATAAAACTCTATTAGTTATGGCAAAAAACAAAAAGTATGTGATCGGCGTCGATTTAGGAGGCACTTCAATTAAGGTGGGTGTCGTTTCAAAAGAGGGAAAACTGATTAAAAAAGGATTCGTCGATACCCTTGCCGATCAGGGTCCGAAGGTGGTCGTCAGCCAGATAAAAAAAGGAATTGAACTAGTCCTGGGAGATTACGAAAAGGAGGTAGGCGGAATAGGTATTGGTGCTCCCGGTGTGGTCTCAATGGAAAAAGGGACTGTTGAAAACCCCCCGAACCTGCCCGGCTGGAAGAAAGTTTTCTTAAGCAGGGTTATTGAAGACGCATTTAATTTGAGGACAGTTGTTGAAAACGATGCCAATGCTGCTGCAGTGGGCGAAATGGTCTTTGGCGCAGGTAAAAATTTCACCGATTTTATGATGGTTACACTAGGAACAGGTGTTGGCGGCGGCATAATTATTAACCGCAAGCTCTATCACGGAATGCAGGGTGCCGCAGGCGAACTGGGGCACACCACAATCGACTATAACGGTCCAAAGTGCAATTGCGGGTCATATGGCTGCATAGAGACTTATGTCGGCAACGGCTACCTGGTAGAAAGGGTCCATAAGCTGCTTAAGGACGGAAAGAAGTCTACAAAGATTTATGACCTGCTGGATAATAACCTGAATAACCTTACACCTAAAATTATAAACGATGCCGCTCAGCTTGGCGACGAGTTTGCAAAATCTGTAATCGTCGAGACAGGCAAATACCTGGGCTATGCACTTGCTTCTTCGATAAACCTGATGGATATTCATAATGTTATTATAGGCGGCGGAGTTGCAGGCTTCGGCCAGCTCCTTTTTGACTCGGTCCGCGAGAACGCCAAGCAGAGGGTGCTTAAGCCTCTTGCCCCCAAGGTCAAAATTGTTCCTGCAAAGCTGAAAAACGAAGCAGGAATCAAAGGCGCTTCCTCACTCGTATTCTACAGCGAGAAATAAAGCCGCCTGAAGTAACGGAACTTAATCTTCCGGAAATTGTACCATTTGGGTGCCATTTGACTTGTCTATGGCATCTAAATGGTTTATTTTTAACAGCCAAATGTGATGACTATTTTTCTTTTTGATTTATGAATAAAGTAACTTTTCTTTTTATCCTTTTATTAACCGGTTTGCTCTTTTCACAGCAGAAGGATACTACTTTATTCAGACCGCCCGCAGGGCCAACGGCCGACAGCCTGAGGGCTAAAAATGATACTACAGCCGTTAAAGATACTACGAAAAGAAAGTCTGATATTGATGCCGTAATCTATGCCGCGGGCTCGGACTCTCTTGTCTTCAGAATACCCGACAGAAAAATGGAAATCTTTGGAAACGGGGAGCTGAAATACAAAAAAACTGAACTTAAAAGCGCAAATATACTAGTCGATTTTAACCTCAACCGCATTCAGGCCTCGGGTGTTGCAGACACTTCAGACACGGCCACGGTAAAACTTAAAGGCACCCCGGTAATGTCGGAAGGGGGGGAAGTCTATAAGGGCAGCAAGCTTACCTACGACTTTAAGACTCAGCGCGGCATAATCTCCGCGGCTAAAAGTAAGGCCGATGCGGGTTTCTACGGAGGCTCCAGGGTCAAGAAGATCGACAAGGAGACCTACTTTATTAAAAACGGAACCTATACCACCTGCGACGCCGACAGCGCGCACTTCTTCTTTTATGCAAAGGAAATGAAGGTGGTAATGAAAAGCCAGATTATTGCCAAATGGATCTGGCTTTATATAGGCGGCGTTCCATTGCCGATTCCGCTGCCTTTCGGCGTGTTTCCGAATGAAACCGGCAGACGTTCAGGCATTATTGCCCCGGCCTACGGGCAGAGCGCTCAGTACGGGCAGTACTTTTCTCACCTGGGATACTTTTGGGCAATAAGCGATTATATGGATATAAACCTCTTAAGCGACCTCTACTTAAGGGGTGGCTATAACCTCACAAGCCGCTTCCGCTATGCAAAACGCTACTCTCTTTCCGGAAGCGTGGACGGCGGATTTACAAGCCTGCAGTCGGGCGAAAAGGGAGATCCCGACTACGGCGAAAAAAGAGACTGGCGCATAGGTTTTTACCATAACCAGCAGATTGACCCCACGATGAGGCTGGATGCCAATCTGAATTATATGTCCTCAAAGAATTACCTGAACAGAACGAGCTATAACTATAACGACCTTTTAAGCCAGAACATACACTCCTCTGCAACTTTATCCAAGACATGGGAGGGTTCGGGCAACAGCTTATCTCTAAGTTACAGCCGCGACCAGATAATTGACGCTTCTGATTCATCACAGATAGGCAATATACGGGAAGTGCTCCCTTCTGCAAGCTTTACCATGCTTCCGACCTATCCTTTTAAGCGGAAGGGAAGAGTCGACCCTGCCGATGAGAAGTGGTACGAGCAGATCGGAATCAACTATTCGGGACAGTTCCAGAATTTAAGGAATAAGCAAAGCGGCGTCTTGACTTCACACGCTGGCTTCCAGCACAGTATCTCAACAAACATTGCTCCTAAGATCGGGTACTTTAATATTTCCCCCAGATTCAGCTATGTCGAGCGCTGGTACAATAAAAAAATTGAAAGAACAGATTACCATGTAATTGACCGCGCACGTTCAACTGCCGGAAGCATCGTCTATAAAGATTCTGTGGTAACAAGAGATGTTAATGAATTAAATGCAGTACGTTCCTTTGACCTTGGTGTGGAGGCTTCTACAAAGCTTTACGGCATAATTCAGCCTAATGCGATCGGCATTCAGGCCATGAGGCACACCATTACGCCCAGAATATCCTATACCTATACACCCGACTTTTCATCCCCCACATGGGGCTACTACGGAACCTATACGGATGCGGCGGGTAACTTAGTGAAATATAACAGGTTTGAACGCGAGGTCTTCGGGGGACCCGGGGGCGGCGAGCAGCAGAACGTGAACTTCAGTGTAAATAATATCTTTGAAATTAAAACAATGAAGGATCCATCGGATACAACTTCCGAGGCTAAAAAGATTCAGCTCTTAAACCTGGATGCAAACCTGAGCTATAATTTTGTCGCACCGACAAACAAATTGTCGGACCTCTTTCTTTCATACAGGACTCAGGTAGGGGATCTCTTCAGCTTTAACGGGTCATCTTCCTACTCTTTCTACGACTTTGATTACGAAAAGGGCACAACTTCAACCAGGTTCCTTTCCTCGCGTAAAGGAGGAGGCTTTATGCGCCTTACAAACTTCCAGTTCTCTGTCAATACCTCTCTGTCTGCTGAAAGGCTGAAGGGGAAAGAAACAAAGAAGGAAGAACAGACCGCGCCTTCGGTTACACAGAGCGCTTATGGCAGCCAGAACCCTTATATGGGTATTTACAATGATGAGCCGCCTGACTATAATATACCGTGGGACCTGGCTCTGAGTTTCAGCTACAACATGGATAAAAGGGACCCGAGGCATGTAAGCACCTATTCTAACATGAACGCCAGCTTTAACTTCAGTCTGACAGAAAGTATCAAGCTTGCTTTTACGGGCAGCTACGATTTCAAGCAGAAGGCTTTTGCGGCTCCGCAGGTCAGGATCTACAAGGATCTGCACTGCTGGGAGATGAACCTCAGCTGGAACCCCCTCGGGGTATACAGGGGCTACCGCTTTGAGATCAGGGTCAAGGCGCCTCAGCTTCAGGATATTAAAGTCGAGCGCTCAAGAGGCCAGTTCAGCGGAAGGTAAACGGGATCTATGGCAATGAAGCATTACATTATAGATGCCAATAACCTCATCGGGAAAATAAAATTTCTACGCAATCTTCAGAATAAAAGCGGGCAGGGCTCAAGAGAAAAACTGGCCTTTATGGTAGATAAGCATTTCCTCGGGAAAAAAGTCAGGGTAACGCTGAACTTCGACGGCTTCATGGACCTGGCAATCAATACCTCCAAACTCAGGATACATTACTCTGAAAAGCGCACCGCCGATGAACTGATCAAGCAGCAGATCGAAATGGAAAAAAATCCCAGACTCATTACACTCATTTCTTCAGACAGCAACCTGGCCGAGTTTGCAAGGGTATGCCGCTGTGAAGTAATATTAAGCGAAGACTTTGCACGCGAGCTGACCCAGGAGAACATAGATGAGGAAGAGGAAAAGAAAAGATCCATCGGAAACGACGAAATTAAAAGGCTCTTCGGTTTATAACAAAACGGAGTGGTTATGAAGCTGCGCTCTAAAATTTTTTGTCTGTCTATACTGCTCCTTTTAACAACTGTAACACAAAACGCACAGGTGAAAGACTTGAAATCAGAAGAACTAAAAAACAGAATCCAGGCAGAGTTCTCCGCGCTAAAGGGAGATTTTGCGCTGGCCTTTAAGGATCTCCGGAAT of Ignavibacteria bacterium contains these proteins:
- a CDS encoding DUF5103 domain-containing protein, which gives rise to MSRQNRSFHVILSVCAFLILFVSNAFAEELRRVLSLKAYTNRDETTLPVLLYDEGGSDLLTIEFDVDADQAPSLSIVFKFCDRNWTPYTNLFLENIGQNVARNLAFDALPVTVQEAKYHFKGSFPDEYGYVDFPFSGKWRFYITDSQDTSKVYASGKFYAVHPIMEAKSNIKHEFLEDINYFPTDLARVFNLTTDFTLPDELFPFNVENVEIIENHKIDYPYFVERKQDNTLNRYYTWDGNRKFSFTSKELRPGNEYRETDLRNYNIFNSRNVNAQFDGVETSRFFRENLRRDLNGGSVLTRYRDENAVYMNVTFRLRPPEDYSKKIFLVGSFTNWDVLPEYEMKEERSGIFTETVLLKRGIYDYQYVLAHLDDGKVNSIDWLTLEGNTFTTNNIYHVFIYYADPDKGGYDRIIGYQKVISK
- a CDS encoding Gfo/Idh/MocA family oxidoreductase produces the protein MEKLKLGIIGTGHLGKLHIKISKTIPGCELAGIFDMDAEKAKECGSEFNVNVFNSLDEILAATDAVSIVATTSAHYELAKKALEAGRHVFVEKPITKLISEAEELVQLAEKKSLNLQVGHIERFNPALLSLDNYKLEPKFIQSDRLAQFNPRGTDVAVVLDLMIHDIDIILSLVKSDVKHVHASGVAVVSDNIDIANARLEFENGAVANVTASRISQKKMRKMRMFQRDSYISLDFNTGVSEVYRLVSKDETIENNFISFGEMGIGDKKKQVVYEQPEVKEVNALQYELKLFIDSVLNNTKPVVSGLDGLRALKVAEAIIKEIENSQIK
- a CDS encoding ROK family protein; its protein translation is MAKNKKYVIGVDLGGTSIKVGVVSKEGKLIKKGFVDTLADQGPKVVVSQIKKGIELVLGDYEKEVGGIGIGAPGVVSMEKGTVENPPNLPGWKKVFLSRVIEDAFNLRTVVENDANAAAVGEMVFGAGKNFTDFMMVTLGTGVGGGIIINRKLYHGMQGAAGELGHTTIDYNGPKCNCGSYGCIETYVGNGYLVERVHKLLKDGKKSTKIYDLLDNNLNNLTPKIINDAAQLGDEFAKSVIVETGKYLGYALASSINLMDIHNVIIGGGVAGFGQLLFDSVRENAKQRVLKPLAPKVKIVPAKLKNEAGIKGASSLVFYSEK
- a CDS encoding DUF4097 domain-containing protein; the protein is MKSVSYLLKRASGLFLLAALTLGFAANLKAGDLKTIEEKTIPTSMGKKLELSTSSGDVYVSTWNRPEVYVKISGNKRAHDKMHFNIEGTGEGVKVQGKSGGSWLWFGWNVVYVKYEIKLPANYNAYIRTSGGDIKIYDLNGSIKFETSGGDITLFNTKGYTNLSTSGGDIKLENTSGDMKMSTSGGDVQVHNFNGNLKASTSGGDMTLEGKGGRVEASTTGGDITLNYFDTNYGIDLETSGGDITVRVPGSFSANADLSTSGGEIECSLPVTQTGKLTGSKLRGELNGGGKTLHCYTSGGDIKVIK
- a CDS encoding LPS-assembly protein LptD, producing MRAKNDTTAVKDTTKRKSDIDAVIYAAGSDSLVFRIPDRKMEIFGNGELKYKKTELKSANILVDFNLNRIQASGVADTSDTATVKLKGTPVMSEGGEVYKGSKLTYDFKTQRGIISAAKSKADAGFYGGSRVKKIDKETYFIKNGTYTTCDADSAHFFFYAKEMKVVMKSQIIAKWIWLYIGGVPLPIPLPFGVFPNETGRRSGIIAPAYGQSAQYGQYFSHLGYFWAISDYMDINLLSDLYLRGGYNLTSRFRYAKRYSLSGSVDGGFTSLQSGEKGDPDYGEKRDWRIGFYHNQQIDPTMRLDANLNYMSSKNYLNRTSYNYNDLLSQNIHSSATLSKTWEGSGNSLSLSYSRDQIIDASDSSQIGNIREVLPSASFTMLPTYPFKRKGRVDPADEKWYEQIGINYSGQFQNLRNKQSGVLTSHAGFQHSISTNIAPKIGYFNISPRFSYVERWYNKKIERTDYHVIDRARSTAGSIVYKDSVVTRDVNELNAVRSFDLGVEASTKLYGIIQPNAIGIQAMRHTITPRISYTYTPDFSSPTWGYYGTYTDAAGNLVKYNRFEREVFGGPGGGEQQNVNFSVNNIFEIKTMKDPSDTTSEAKKIQLLNLDANLSYNFVAPTNKLSDLFLSYRTQVGDLFSFNGSSSYSFYDFDYEKGTTSTRFLSSRKGGGFMRLTNFQFSVNTSLSAERLKGKETKKEEQTAPSVTQSAYGSQNPYMGIYNDEPPDYNIPWDLALSFSYNMDKRDPRHVSTYSNMNASFNFSLTESIKLAFTGSYDFKQKAFAAPQVRIYKDLHCWEMNLSWNPLGVYRGYRFEIRVKAPQLQDIKVERSRGQFSGR